In a genomic window of Glycine max cultivar Williams 82 chromosome 13, Glycine_max_v4.0, whole genome shotgun sequence:
- the LOC100788493 gene encoding flowering time control protein FY isoform X3: MVQKEYGSLLKGKRLIIQAQLCVICRFVCRSGIQGIGQYCNPRRQQQLMSMLPAVGYPDNPSTSFAAKFVHTSLNKNRCPINRVLWTPTGRRLITGSQTGEFTLWNGQSFNFEMILQAHDQAIRSMVWSHNDNWMVSGDDGGAIKYWQNNMNNVKANKSAHKESVRDLSFCRTDLKFCSCSDDTTVKVWDFARCQEECSLTGHGWDVKSVDWHPTKSLLVSGGKDNLVKLWDAKTGRELCSFHGHKNTVLCVKWNQNGNWVLTASKDQIIKLYDIRAMKELESFRGHRKDVTTLAWHPFHEEYFVSGSYDGSIFHWLVGHETPQIEISNAHDNNVWDLAWHPIGYLLCSGSSDHTTKFWCRNRPGDPARDRFNTGMQGYAEQSPVAGRTGGNFPIAEGPTTPGPFAPGLTRNEGTIPGVGVAMPLSIPSLDMPQGEQKQPHPVSMGAPPLPPGPHPSLINANQQQPYQQNPQQMPQHQHQALPQQMGSLPMPPNMQQLQHPSHSPFPNMPRPPPQMPIGMPGSIPGISSVPTSHPMPMPGPMGMQGAMNQMGSPMPQGPYVGMNQMHSGSLPTSGGPPLGGFPGNLPNMQGPSNANYPQGASFNRPQGGQMPLMQGYNPYQSGNQSGMPPNAQP, encoded by the exons ATGGTGCAAAAAGAATACGGAAGCTTACTCAAAGGAAAGCGGTTGATTATACAAGCACAGTTGTGCGTTATATGCAG ATTCGTATGTCGCAGCGGGATTCAAGGGATAGGACAGTACTGCAACCCACGTCGGCAGCAGCAATTGATGTCA ATGTTGCCAGCAGTTGGCTATCCAGACAATCCATCCACAAGCTTTGCTgctaaatttgttcatacatctCTAAATAAAAATCGTTGCCCAATTAATCGTGTTCTT tgGACTCCAACAGGCCGGCGACTTATTACCGGTTCACAGACTGGGGAATTCACTCTTTGGAATGGacaatcttttaattttgaaatgattCTTCAG GCACATGATCAAGCAATCAGATCCATGGTCTGGAGTCATAATGACAACTGGATGGTCTCTGGTGATGATGGAGGCGCAATAAA GTATTGGCAGAACAACATGAACAATGTTAAAGCCAACAAATCTGCTCATAAAGAATCAGTCCGTGACTTaag TTTCTGTAGGACAGATTTGAAGTTCTGCTCGTGCTCTGATGATACCACAGTTAAAGTTTGGGATTTTGCACGCTGTCAAGAAGAGTGTTCATTAACCG GCCATGGTTGGGATGTGAAGAGTGTTGACTGGCATCCTACAAAATCTCTATTAGTATCAG GTGGGAAGGACAATCTAGTGAAGCTTTGGGATGCTAAAACAGGGAGAGAGCTTTGTTCATT TCATGGCCACAAAAACACTGTGCTGTGTGTCAAATGGAATCAAAATGGCAACTGGGTGCTAACAGCTTCAAAGGATCAAATAATAAAG CTTTATGACATAAGAGCAATGAAGGAACTTGAATCGTTCCGTGGGCATCGCAAGGATGTTACTA CTTTGGCATGGCATCCATTCCATGAAGAGTACTTTGTCAGTGGGAGTTACGATGGTTCCATCTTCCATTGGCTTGTTGG GCATGAAACTCCacaaattgaaatttccaatgcTCATGATAATAATGTGTGGGACCTTGCATGGCATCCTATTGGCTACCTTCTGTGCAG TGGCAGCAGTGATCATACAACAAAGTTTTGGTGCAGAAATAGGCCAGGAGACCCTGCTCGTGATAGATTTAACACTGGCATGCAAG GATATGCTGAGCAAAGTCCTGTTGCTGGTCGGACAGGTGGTAATTTTCCAATAGCTGAAGGCCCAACAACTCCAGGACCATTTGCCCCTGGGTTGACTCGAAATGAGGGTACCATTCCAGGTGTTGGAGTTGCAATGCCCTTATCTATTCCTTCTCTTGACATGCCTCAAGGGGAGCAGAAGCAGCCCCATCCTGTTTCAATGGGTGCTCCTCCTCTTCCCCCAGGTCCACATCCCTCCCTAATTAATGCCAACCAACAGCAACCATACCAACAGAATCCTCAGCAGATGCCACAACATCAACACCAGGCTCTACCACAGCAGATGGGTTCTTTGCCTATGCCTCCAAATATGCAACAACTACAGCACCCTTCCCATTCACCCTTCCCAAATATGCCTCGCCCTCCACCCCAAATGCCTATTGGCATGCCAGGATCTATACCAGGGATTTCATCAGTGCCTACATCACATCCAATGCCAATGCCAGGTCCAATG GGGATGCAAGGGGCGATGAATCAGATGGGTTCTCCAATGCCACAAGGTCCTTATGTAGGCATGAATCAAATGCATTCAGGATCCTTGCCTACAAGTGGAGGGCCACCTCTTGGTGGTTTTCCAGGAAACTTGCCTAATATGCAAGGGCCATCAAATGCTAATTATCCTCAAGGTGCTTCATTTAACAGACCTCAGGGTGGCCAAATGCCTCTGATGCAAGGGTATAATCCTTACCAG tCTGGTAATCAATCTGGGATGCCTCCAAACGCACAACCATAG
- the LOC100779412 gene encoding cytosolic sulfotransferase 15, with product MASMGGIQENEDEKLILSLPKEKPWAQPYDLYLFQNFWCPGIHIQAVNRFQKYFEAVKDSDVVVASFPKSGTIWIKALTFSIANHHRFPSLENHPLLTTNPHELVPFLEFSFGGNIQDQILHLSNMTEPRIFGTHTPFTSLPKSIKESNCKLVYICRDPFDNFVSAWNYFNKVKPMSLPALTMEEAFEKYCNGIMDYGPWWSHMLGYWNESIANPNKVLFLKYEDLKEDTNFHVKRIAEFLGCPFTQKEESSGVIQSIIKLCSFENMKDLEVNKSGKIGRGGIEKKDFFRKGEKGDWVNYFTPSMQEKLSAIVEEKLSGSGLSFKKCS from the coding sequence ATGGCTTCAATGGGTGGGATAcaagaaaatgaagatgaaaaactAATTCTCTCCCTTCCCAAAGAGAAACCTTGGGCACAACCCTATGATCTTTATCTATTCCAAAATTTTTGGTGCCCGGGAATTCATATTCAAGCAGTAAATCGTTTTCAAAAATACTTTGAAGCAGTAAAAGATAGCGATGTTGTGGTTGCTAGCTTTCCAAAATCAGGCACTATATGGATAAAAGCCCTTACTTTTTCCATTGCCAACCACCATCGTTTCCCCTCTTTAGAGAACCATCCATTACTCACTACAAATCCTCATGAACTTGTGCCTTTCCTTGAATTTTCATTTGGTGGTAATATTCAAGACCAAATTCTTCACCTATCCAACATGACTGAGCCAAGAATTTTTGGTACGCATACTCCATTCACTTCATTACCCAAGTCAATCAAGGAGTCTAATTGCAAGCTAGTTTATATTTGTAGGGATCCCTTTGACAATTTTGTTTCTGCATGGAATTACTTTAATAAGGTTAAGCCAATGTCTCTTCCTGCATTGACAATGGAAGAAGCTTTTGAAAAGTATTGCAATGGGATAATGGATTATGGTCCATGGTGGAGTCATATGTTAGGTTATTGGAATGAGAGCATAGCCAACCCAAACAAAGTTTTGTTTTTGAAGTATGAGGATCTCAAAGAGGACACAAACTTCCATGTCAAAAGAATTGCAGAGTTCTTGGGTTGTCCTTTCACTCAAAAAGAGGAGAGTAGTGGAGTAATTCAAAGCATAATCAAGCTCTGTAGTTTTGAGAATATGAAGGATTTGGAAGTGAATAAGTCAGGAAAAATAGGGAGAGGAGGCATTGAGAAAAAAGACTTTTTCCGCAAGGGAGAGAAAGGAGATTGGGTAAACTACTTTACCCCTTCTATGCAAGAAAAGTTATCTGCAATCGTGGAAGAAAAATTAAGTGGATCAGGTCTATCATTTAAAAAGTGTTCTTAA
- the LOC100788493 gene encoding flowering time control protein FY isoform X1: MMYNDPQQQQQQHQYQQQQQQQHFHHQPPGPEFHRGPLPPSLPPPVMRQGSASSTNLAPEFHHPGPGGPPPPHYDAHSDIHGAKRIRKLTQRKAVDYTSTVVRYMQIRMSQRDSRDRTVLQPTSAAAIDMLPAVGYPDNPSTSFAAKFVHTSLNKNRCPINRVLWTPTGRRLITGSQTGEFTLWNGQSFNFEMILQAHDQAIRSMVWSHNDNWMVSGDDGGAIKYWQNNMNNVKANKSAHKESVRDLSFCRTDLKFCSCSDDTTVKVWDFARCQEECSLTGHGWDVKSVDWHPTKSLLVSGGKDNLVKLWDAKTGRELCSFHGHKNTVLCVKWNQNGNWVLTASKDQIIKLYDIRAMKELESFRGHRKDVTTLAWHPFHEEYFVSGSYDGSIFHWLVGHETPQIEISNAHDNNVWDLAWHPIGYLLCSGSSDHTTKFWCRNRPGDPARDRFNTGMQGYAEQSPVAGRTGGNFPIAEGPTTPGPFAPGLTRNEGTIPGVGVAMPLSIPSLDMPQGEQKQPHPVSMGAPPLPPGPHPSLINANQQQPYQQNPQQMPQHQHQALPQQMGSLPMPPNMQQLQHPSHSPFPNMPRPPPQMPIGMPGSIPGISSVPTSHPMPMPGPMGMQGAMNQMGSPMPQGPYVGMNQMHSGSLPTSGGPPLGGFPGNLPNMQGPSNANYPQGASFNRPQGGQMPLMQGYNPYQSGNQSGMPPNAQP, encoded by the exons ATGATGTACAATGATcctcagcagcagcagcagcagcaccagtaccagcaacaacagcagcagcagcattTCCACCACCAGCCGCCGGGTCCGGAGTTCCACCGCGGACCGCTGCCGCCGTCGCTTCCTCCGCCGGTGATGCGGCAAGGCTCCGCCTCGTCGACGAACCTCGCCCCTGAATTTCATCATCCCGGCCCCGGAGGACCCCCGCCTCCCCATTACGACG CTCACAGTGATATTCATGGTGCAAAAAGAATACGGAAGCTTACTCAAAGGAAAGCGGTTGATTATACAAGCACAGTTGTGCGTTATATGCAG ATTCGTATGTCGCAGCGGGATTCAAGGGATAGGACAGTACTGCAACCCACGTCGGCAGCAGCAATTGAT ATGTTGCCAGCAGTTGGCTATCCAGACAATCCATCCACAAGCTTTGCTgctaaatttgttcatacatctCTAAATAAAAATCGTTGCCCAATTAATCGTGTTCTT tgGACTCCAACAGGCCGGCGACTTATTACCGGTTCACAGACTGGGGAATTCACTCTTTGGAATGGacaatcttttaattttgaaatgattCTTCAG GCACATGATCAAGCAATCAGATCCATGGTCTGGAGTCATAATGACAACTGGATGGTCTCTGGTGATGATGGAGGCGCAATAAA GTATTGGCAGAACAACATGAACAATGTTAAAGCCAACAAATCTGCTCATAAAGAATCAGTCCGTGACTTaag TTTCTGTAGGACAGATTTGAAGTTCTGCTCGTGCTCTGATGATACCACAGTTAAAGTTTGGGATTTTGCACGCTGTCAAGAAGAGTGTTCATTAACCG GCCATGGTTGGGATGTGAAGAGTGTTGACTGGCATCCTACAAAATCTCTATTAGTATCAG GTGGGAAGGACAATCTAGTGAAGCTTTGGGATGCTAAAACAGGGAGAGAGCTTTGTTCATT TCATGGCCACAAAAACACTGTGCTGTGTGTCAAATGGAATCAAAATGGCAACTGGGTGCTAACAGCTTCAAAGGATCAAATAATAAAG CTTTATGACATAAGAGCAATGAAGGAACTTGAATCGTTCCGTGGGCATCGCAAGGATGTTACTA CTTTGGCATGGCATCCATTCCATGAAGAGTACTTTGTCAGTGGGAGTTACGATGGTTCCATCTTCCATTGGCTTGTTGG GCATGAAACTCCacaaattgaaatttccaatgcTCATGATAATAATGTGTGGGACCTTGCATGGCATCCTATTGGCTACCTTCTGTGCAG TGGCAGCAGTGATCATACAACAAAGTTTTGGTGCAGAAATAGGCCAGGAGACCCTGCTCGTGATAGATTTAACACTGGCATGCAAG GATATGCTGAGCAAAGTCCTGTTGCTGGTCGGACAGGTGGTAATTTTCCAATAGCTGAAGGCCCAACAACTCCAGGACCATTTGCCCCTGGGTTGACTCGAAATGAGGGTACCATTCCAGGTGTTGGAGTTGCAATGCCCTTATCTATTCCTTCTCTTGACATGCCTCAAGGGGAGCAGAAGCAGCCCCATCCTGTTTCAATGGGTGCTCCTCCTCTTCCCCCAGGTCCACATCCCTCCCTAATTAATGCCAACCAACAGCAACCATACCAACAGAATCCTCAGCAGATGCCACAACATCAACACCAGGCTCTACCACAGCAGATGGGTTCTTTGCCTATGCCTCCAAATATGCAACAACTACAGCACCCTTCCCATTCACCCTTCCCAAATATGCCTCGCCCTCCACCCCAAATGCCTATTGGCATGCCAGGATCTATACCAGGGATTTCATCAGTGCCTACATCACATCCAATGCCAATGCCAGGTCCAATG GGGATGCAAGGGGCGATGAATCAGATGGGTTCTCCAATGCCACAAGGTCCTTATGTAGGCATGAATCAAATGCATTCAGGATCCTTGCCTACAAGTGGAGGGCCACCTCTTGGTGGTTTTCCAGGAAACTTGCCTAATATGCAAGGGCCATCAAATGCTAATTATCCTCAAGGTGCTTCATTTAACAGACCTCAGGGTGGCCAAATGCCTCTGATGCAAGGGTATAATCCTTACCAG tCTGGTAATCAATCTGGGATGCCTCCAAACGCACAACCATAG
- the LOC100788493 gene encoding flowering time control protein FY isoform X2, whose translation MMYNDPQQQQQQHQYQQQQQQQHFHHQPPGPEFHRGPLPPSLPPPVMRQGSASSTNLAPEFHHPGPGGPPPPHYDAHSDIHGAKRIRKLTQRKAVDYTSTVVRYMQIRMSQRDSRDRTVLQPTSAAAIDMLPAVGYPDNPSTSFAAKFVHTSLNKNRCPINRVLWTPTGRRLITGSQTGEFTLWNGQSFNFEMILQAHDQAIRSMVWSHNDNWMVSGDDGGAIKYWQNNMNNVKANKSAHKESVRDLSFCRTDLKFCSCSDDTTVKVWDFARCQEECSLTGHGWDVKSVDWHPTKSLLVSGGKDNLVKLWDAKTGRELCSFHGHKNTVLCVKWNQNGNWVLTASKDQIIKLYDIRAMKELESFRGHRKDVTTLAWHPFHEEYFVSGSYDGSIFHWLVGHETPQIEISNAHDNNVWDLAWHPIGYLLCSGSSDHTTKFWCRNRPGDPARDRFNTGMQGGNFPIAEGPTTPGPFAPGLTRNEGTIPGVGVAMPLSIPSLDMPQGEQKQPHPVSMGAPPLPPGPHPSLINANQQQPYQQNPQQMPQHQHQALPQQMGSLPMPPNMQQLQHPSHSPFPNMPRPPPQMPIGMPGSIPGISSVPTSHPMPMPGPMGMQGAMNQMGSPMPQGPYVGMNQMHSGSLPTSGGPPLGGFPGNLPNMQGPSNANYPQGASFNRPQGGQMPLMQGYNPYQSGNQSGMPPNAQP comes from the exons ATGATGTACAATGATcctcagcagcagcagcagcagcaccagtaccagcaacaacagcagcagcagcattTCCACCACCAGCCGCCGGGTCCGGAGTTCCACCGCGGACCGCTGCCGCCGTCGCTTCCTCCGCCGGTGATGCGGCAAGGCTCCGCCTCGTCGACGAACCTCGCCCCTGAATTTCATCATCCCGGCCCCGGAGGACCCCCGCCTCCCCATTACGACG CTCACAGTGATATTCATGGTGCAAAAAGAATACGGAAGCTTACTCAAAGGAAAGCGGTTGATTATACAAGCACAGTTGTGCGTTATATGCAG ATTCGTATGTCGCAGCGGGATTCAAGGGATAGGACAGTACTGCAACCCACGTCGGCAGCAGCAATTGAT ATGTTGCCAGCAGTTGGCTATCCAGACAATCCATCCACAAGCTTTGCTgctaaatttgttcatacatctCTAAATAAAAATCGTTGCCCAATTAATCGTGTTCTT tgGACTCCAACAGGCCGGCGACTTATTACCGGTTCACAGACTGGGGAATTCACTCTTTGGAATGGacaatcttttaattttgaaatgattCTTCAG GCACATGATCAAGCAATCAGATCCATGGTCTGGAGTCATAATGACAACTGGATGGTCTCTGGTGATGATGGAGGCGCAATAAA GTATTGGCAGAACAACATGAACAATGTTAAAGCCAACAAATCTGCTCATAAAGAATCAGTCCGTGACTTaag TTTCTGTAGGACAGATTTGAAGTTCTGCTCGTGCTCTGATGATACCACAGTTAAAGTTTGGGATTTTGCACGCTGTCAAGAAGAGTGTTCATTAACCG GCCATGGTTGGGATGTGAAGAGTGTTGACTGGCATCCTACAAAATCTCTATTAGTATCAG GTGGGAAGGACAATCTAGTGAAGCTTTGGGATGCTAAAACAGGGAGAGAGCTTTGTTCATT TCATGGCCACAAAAACACTGTGCTGTGTGTCAAATGGAATCAAAATGGCAACTGGGTGCTAACAGCTTCAAAGGATCAAATAATAAAG CTTTATGACATAAGAGCAATGAAGGAACTTGAATCGTTCCGTGGGCATCGCAAGGATGTTACTA CTTTGGCATGGCATCCATTCCATGAAGAGTACTTTGTCAGTGGGAGTTACGATGGTTCCATCTTCCATTGGCTTGTTGG GCATGAAACTCCacaaattgaaatttccaatgcTCATGATAATAATGTGTGGGACCTTGCATGGCATCCTATTGGCTACCTTCTGTGCAG TGGCAGCAGTGATCATACAACAAAGTTTTGGTGCAGAAATAGGCCAGGAGACCCTGCTCGTGATAGATTTAACACTGGCATGCAAG GTGGTAATTTTCCAATAGCTGAAGGCCCAACAACTCCAGGACCATTTGCCCCTGGGTTGACTCGAAATGAGGGTACCATTCCAGGTGTTGGAGTTGCAATGCCCTTATCTATTCCTTCTCTTGACATGCCTCAAGGGGAGCAGAAGCAGCCCCATCCTGTTTCAATGGGTGCTCCTCCTCTTCCCCCAGGTCCACATCCCTCCCTAATTAATGCCAACCAACAGCAACCATACCAACAGAATCCTCAGCAGATGCCACAACATCAACACCAGGCTCTACCACAGCAGATGGGTTCTTTGCCTATGCCTCCAAATATGCAACAACTACAGCACCCTTCCCATTCACCCTTCCCAAATATGCCTCGCCCTCCACCCCAAATGCCTATTGGCATGCCAGGATCTATACCAGGGATTTCATCAGTGCCTACATCACATCCAATGCCAATGCCAGGTCCAATG GGGATGCAAGGGGCGATGAATCAGATGGGTTCTCCAATGCCACAAGGTCCTTATGTAGGCATGAATCAAATGCATTCAGGATCCTTGCCTACAAGTGGAGGGCCACCTCTTGGTGGTTTTCCAGGAAACTTGCCTAATATGCAAGGGCCATCAAATGCTAATTATCCTCAAGGTGCTTCATTTAACAGACCTCAGGGTGGCCAAATGCCTCTGATGCAAGGGTATAATCCTTACCAG tCTGGTAATCAATCTGGGATGCCTCCAAACGCACAACCATAG